In the Sarcophilus harrisii chromosome 3, mSarHar1.11, whole genome shotgun sequence genome, one interval contains:
- the ARPC2 gene encoding actin-related protein 2/3 complex subunit 2 isoform X1 — protein sequence MNHLIFSLFFSNIRRNKPEAVEVTFADFDGVLYHISNPNGDKTKVMVSISLKFYKELQAHGADELLKRVYGSFLVNPESGYNVSLLYDLENLPASKDSIVHQAGMLKRNCFASVFEKYFKFQEEGKEGENRAVIHYRDDETMYVESKKDRVTVVFSTVFKDDDDVVIGKVFMQEFKEGRRASHTAPQVLFSHREPPLELKDTDAAVGDNIGYITFVLFPRHTNANARDNTINLIHTFRDYLHYHIKCSKAYIHTRMRAKTSDFLKVLNRARPDAEKKEMKTITSSYFSKYHMGDLSREASSFELHSGPSGEPVSSVEARR from the exons ATGAACCaccttattttttcattattcttcagTAATATCAGAAG aaaCAAACCAGAAGCCGTAGAAGTAACATTTGCAG ACTTTGATGGAGTCCTTTATCATATTTCAAATCCCAATGGAGACAAAACAAAAGTGATGGTCagtatttctttgaaattctacaAGGAACTGCAAGCACATGGAGCTGATGAG ttgttGAAGAGGGTATATGGAAGTTTCTTGGTAAATCCAGAGTCAG GATACAATGTCTCTTTGCTATATGACCTTGAGAACCTGCCTGCATCAAAGGACTCCATCGTGCATCAGGCTGGAATGTTGAAACGAAACTGTTTTGCCTCCGTCTTTGAGAAATATTTCAAATtccaggaagagggaaaagagggagaaaacagGGCAGTAATCCATTACAGAGATGATGAGACAAT GTATGTTGAGTCTAAGAAGGATCGAGTCACCGTTGTCTTTAGCACAGTAtttaaggatgatgatgatgtggtGATCGGAAAGGTGTTCATGCAG gAGTTCAAAGAAGGACGCAGAGCCAGCCACACAGCCCCACAGGTCCTCTTCAGCCACAGGGAACCTCCTTTAGAGTTGAAAGACACAGATGCTGCTGTGGGTGATAATATTGGCTATATCACTTTTG TGCTGTTCCCCCGCCACACCAATGCGAATGCCAGAGACAACACCATTAACTTGATTCACACATTCCGGGATTACCTGCACTATCACATCAAATGCTCCAAG GCCTATATTCACACACGAATGCGGGCAAAGACATCTGACTTCCTCAAGGTGCTGAACCGCGCACGCCcagatgcagaaaaaaaggaaatgaaaacgaTCAC GAGTTCCTATTTCAGCAAGTACCACATGGGTGACCTCA
- the ARPC2 gene encoding actin-related protein 2/3 complex subunit 2 isoform X2 → MNHLIFSLFFSNIRRNKPEAVEVTFADFDGVLYHISNPNGDKTKVMVSISLKFYKELQAHGADELLKRVYGSFLVNPESGYNVSLLYDLENLPASKDSIVHQAGMLKRNCFASVFEKYFKFQEEGKEGENRAVIHYRDDETMYVESKKDRVTVVFSTVFKDDDDVVIGKVFMQEFKEGRRASHTAPQVLFSHREPPLELKDTDAAVGDNIGYITFVLFPRHTNANARDNTINLIHTFRDYLHYHIKCSKAYIHTRMRAKTSDFLKVLNRARPDAEKKEMKTITGKTFSSR, encoded by the exons ATGAACCaccttattttttcattattcttcagTAATATCAGAAG aaaCAAACCAGAAGCCGTAGAAGTAACATTTGCAG ACTTTGATGGAGTCCTTTATCATATTTCAAATCCCAATGGAGACAAAACAAAAGTGATGGTCagtatttctttgaaattctacaAGGAACTGCAAGCACATGGAGCTGATGAG ttgttGAAGAGGGTATATGGAAGTTTCTTGGTAAATCCAGAGTCAG GATACAATGTCTCTTTGCTATATGACCTTGAGAACCTGCCTGCATCAAAGGACTCCATCGTGCATCAGGCTGGAATGTTGAAACGAAACTGTTTTGCCTCCGTCTTTGAGAAATATTTCAAATtccaggaagagggaaaagagggagaaaacagGGCAGTAATCCATTACAGAGATGATGAGACAAT GTATGTTGAGTCTAAGAAGGATCGAGTCACCGTTGTCTTTAGCACAGTAtttaaggatgatgatgatgtggtGATCGGAAAGGTGTTCATGCAG gAGTTCAAAGAAGGACGCAGAGCCAGCCACACAGCCCCACAGGTCCTCTTCAGCCACAGGGAACCTCCTTTAGAGTTGAAAGACACAGATGCTGCTGTGGGTGATAATATTGGCTATATCACTTTTG TGCTGTTCCCCCGCCACACCAATGCGAATGCCAGAGACAACACCATTAACTTGATTCACACATTCCGGGATTACCTGCACTATCACATCAAATGCTCCAAG GCCTATATTCACACACGAATGCGGGCAAAGACATCTGACTTCCTCAAGGTGCTGAACCGCGCACGCCcagatgcagaaaaaaaggaaatgaaaacgaTCAC